A single Kryptolebias marmoratus isolate JLee-2015 linkage group LG16, ASM164957v2, whole genome shotgun sequence DNA region contains:
- the cpne4a gene encoding copine-4, protein MSDIYESAAHSLGLFSSPCLTKVELRLTCKGISDRDALSKPDPCIILKMQSHGQWMEVDRTEVIRSCVNPTYSKVFTLDFYFEEVQRLRFELYDINSSHNGLKEADFLGSVECTLGQIISQRKLSKALLRPGGTVGKAIITITAEELTGNDDYIELSFSARKLDDKDFFSKSDPFLEIYRVNDDATMQLVYRTETVMNNLNPVWKTFKVSLNSLCSGDHERKLQCTVWDWDSNGKHDYIGEFEASFKEMRGAIDGRQVQWPCINPKYKVKKKNYRNSGIVILNQCKIIKMHSFLDYIMGGCQIQFTVAIDFTASNGDPRNSCSLHYIHPYQPNEYLKALVAVGEICQDYDSDKMFPAFGFGARIPPEYKISHDFAVNFNEENPECAGIQGLVEAYQACLPKLQLYGPTNIAPIIQKVAKSASQEVHTKEAMQYFILLILTDGVITDMADTREAIVQASHLPMSIIIVGIGNADFSDMQMLDGDDGILRSPKGEPVLRDIVQFVPFRNFKHASPAALAKSVLAEVPNQVVDYYNSKGIKPKVPSEYQSSRPFGP, encoded by the exons ATGAGTGACATCTACGAGTCGGCGGCCCACTCCCTGGGCCTCTTCAGCAGCCCGTGTCTCACCAAAGTGGAGCTGAGACTCACCTGCAAAGGGATCTCGGACCGAGACGCCCTGTCCAAACCGGACCCCTGCATCATCCTGAAAATGCAGTCGCACGGGCAGTGGATGGAG GTGGACCGGACCGAGGTGATCCGCAGCTGCGTCAACCCCACCTACTCAAAGGTTTTCACCCTGGACTTTTACTTTGAAGAGGTGCAGCGCCTGCGCTTCGAGTTGTACGACATCAACAGCAGCCACAACGGGCTGAAGGAGGCTGACTTCCTGGGATCAGTGGAGTGCACGCTGGGACAG ATCATCTCTCAGAGGAAACTGTCCAAAGCTCTGCTCAGACCAGGAGGAACGGTGGGGAAAGCCATCATCACG ATCACGGCCGAGGAGCTGACGGGGAACGATGATTACATCGAGCTCTCCTTCAGCGCCAGGAAGCTGGACGACAAG gacTTTTTCAGTAAGTCGGATCCGTTCCTGGAGATCTACAGGGTGAACGATGACGCCACGATGCAGCTCGTCTACAGAACCGAG ACGGTGATGAATAATCTGAATCCTGTGTGGAAAACCTTCAAAGTTTCTCTGAACTCTCTGTGCAGCGGAGACCACGAGCGAAAGCTGCAG TGCACTGTCTGGGACTGGGATTCCAACGGGAAACACGACTACATCGGAGAATTCGAGGCTTCGTTTAAAGAGATGAGAGGAGCGATCGACGGGCGCCAG GTGCAGTGGCCGTGCATCAATCCAAAATATAAAGTCAAGAAGAAGAACTACAGGAACTCTGGCATTGTTATTCTGAACCAATGCAAG atcaTCAAGATGCACTCGTTCCTGGATTACATCATGGGAGGCTGTCAGATCCAGTTCACt gtcGCCATCGACTTCACGGCGTCAAACGGCGACCCTCGAAACAGCTGTTCTCTGCATTACATCCACCCGTACCAACCCAACGAGTACCTGAAGGCGCTGGTGGCCGTGGGAGAGATCTGCCAGGACTACGACAG TGACAAAATGTTCCCGGCGTTCGGCTTCGGCGCTCGGATCCCTCCTGAATACAAG ATCTCTCATGACTTCGCTGTGAATTTTAACGAGGAGAACCCGGAGTGTGCAG GTATTCAGGGTTTGGTGGAGGCTTATCAGGCCTGCCTACCCAAACTGCAGCTCTACGGTCCCACCAACATCGCTCCCATCATCCAGAAGGTCGCCAAGTCTGCCTCGCAGGAGGTCCACACCAAAGAGGCCATG CAATACTTCATCCTGTTGATCCTGACGGACGGCGTCATCACTGACATGGCCGACACGAGGGAGGCCATCGTCCAGGCGTCCCACCTTCCCATGTCCATCATCATAGTTGGGATCGGAAACGCTGACTTCAGCGACATGCAGATGCTGGACGGCGATGACGGGATCCTGAGGTCGCCCAAAGGAGAGCCCGTCCTCCGGGACATTGTCCAATTTGTCCCTTTTCGAAACTTCAAACAT